The nucleotide window tatacgttgAAGTAATTATTTGCTCTGCCGCTCGATAGTAAAGAAATGAACATCAGAATCCTGGGAACGGTGAAACAGGAAAGGTCAAGAGCACAAAAGGAATCTCAGCAAAGTAGCAGAGCGAAAGAGAGCGCAAAAGGAATCTTGATGAATGCGGGGGATCAAAGTATACATACTATAGACAGCGTGGAAaacgtggtgtcagctcaagctccaaaactctgcgacttgtatccttaaactgtagctgatgttacaggagcactcATCCTGTGTACAGCCTCCATAATGAGAGGGATGGCAAGGGTCTAAAATCAGTATAGCGTGTTATAAGATCCTTCAAAGTGGCTCGTCCGACGTTGTAGAGATGAATGTAGCAAATGGTGCGACCCGTGCAGTTGGGAATATGCTGTTGTAGTAGATgaatcgttatgcgggtgctgacctgTAGTACCTTtccggggtgcgggtatgtcctGAAAGAAAGTGATAGGCACGATGGCGCAATGGAAGTCGGTCTTCATAAGGGaaaggagcaacatcagcggtTATAGGTGCAAAAACAAACGTTTCAACCAATAAGGAAATTGTCAGGTGCTGGTACTGGGTTAGATAGTAGAGGTGCAATGTCTAGTAAACCAAGAGTAACAGGGTCACAATCAAGCAAGGGTGTAGGACCAGCAGTTGCAACATCAGGCTGACTCAAAAGGTGCAGAAGCTAGCTCAGCAGCAGGCCCTGGGTCGTGTAGCGGTGTGGTGCCTCGAGCAGGTGATAGTGTAGCAGCCATGTCATCGTCGTCTTGTGTCAGTAGTAGAATGCTGTAATCCAGCTGTTTGTAAGGTTGCAGgtatcacagactcaaaggagtctgaatgcatgctagaatcagaggatagcttGTTAACAGGGGTCTTAAGAAGTGAAGTTAGTAACAGTGTTCTCGTCTAATTTTCTATCGTTATGGGCGTCGGCAGGAGGACCATCGATAAGCATGCCAACGTAGTCATATATTGTTTGTCGAGTAGCCAACCTTCAGTAGAAATGTCCGCAGGAGGCGCATCATCGAGGATTGGAGTCATGGTGTGTCCATCATCGGGATGACCAGtgatggagtggtcatggattgaAACAAGAGTGACAGAAATATTCTTGTTAGAGAAACCATCAGCAGAGATGAAGTATCACCAAAGTCTGGTAGCACGGACTGTTAGAAGTCGTACTCGTCATtagcatatcaggatcactctcagtatCTGACGTAATTGTCTCTGGCGCAGATGTAGTCTCATTATCTGTGGCGGTGGTCGTAGGGTTATCAATGTCTGATAACTCGTTCTCTAATTAGAGTGACATGTGTGCCAGTGCGTAGCATGTATATTCATAGTAATTACTAACTATTAGTGTATGCGAACAACTACCACATATGCACGTACATCGACCttaaatcaaataagcatgtaagtctcAATTAAtgcaagcaagtaatcatcctagtcttccccagactatcctcccagcctctcagactgaaccttcTAGTCTcttagactatcctcccagcctgtCATACTGATCCTCCTAGTCTatcagactatcctcccagcctctcagactgaactttctagtcccactagactaacctcccagactctcagactgaactttctAGCCCCACTAaactaacctcccagcctctcagactgaactttcttgtcccactagactaacctcccagcctctccgACTGAACTttctagtctctcagactactcttcccagtctctcagactactccCCGACTGAACTATAAATTTAAATTtggaaatgtgtatttgtgcctttttgtttgtaaaaaggtttgttccctggatctggacgtatagtgtatgcaatgtaaaagtgtttgaaaacgttttcatgagagccctgatgatcatactctagactcgagaaagaatcctagttcgctatgatcgaggctctgataccaagctgtcacaccctggctttgcggaagagtgggttatttggtgtgacttcttaataccgtagcaacaatcataacaatgctatatgaataaaacatgagatattcgtccattaataaagtttagaaaactACCATTTTATACTCGTCTTGAaacaacaatcacaaaataagttacaaaccttgacttggtttaattgagttcataaagacttagcaaaagactttaaacaatactaggtttagagataacccgtccaggaagaggttacaccttctaaaccctggatgacttcattattcaaacgcagcttgaaaatatgtgcataccatgccagatccattagttccctgaaatacatgtagtttgaaaagtcaacataaagttgagcgagttcatgtgtaagtgagtaggtataaacctttgtaaaaatgtctaTATGTaagaaaatccctggtatgtagcaattaaggaaaaagagattaccattgggttgcaaagccaatgatatgtgtgaagtgttgtaggaagactcaaaccaagcagatttttgcgtcgggctcaaagtcaccacaTGATTTATTCAGCGGACTTAGGgattgggctcgctacacccagatagatctaccgctaatgaccctcggtcctacaatgaggattaatggcctctagtttcagcctacccactcacatgatctaagtagtaaccctccttatgctaaccataccatgtataaaagtatccgtaaacattgtaacatgtatttcacccccggagtataaaaactgaaaatagttaagagaaaagggggacatgaactcacagtattgcgtcttcgtactcGTAACCCAATTCTCCgcggcaaacacgactacctacaatggtctaatgtctattagacgaacgggtagtgccttgtcttagtatgtatgattttgagttacaattctgatattattccaagttataataattgtatttagttctggaataatagttagacaactattttagagttatacttctcaagtattgaagaaacactagataaatggtcggaaccgagatatctagggggtttgaatccgcataaaaggttagttctctctcaattgattcagttgcagccgagttccttctccggtgattctACAAAACatagcaccgttagcctcgtcaaggggagaagagggttctctccttgacccgactccggtgtgagaataagtatttgtaatGGAGAAGATAAAGTATTTTAGTAGTGAATGTGATCTGGGTTTATACCTGAagagttctcctatttataaccaggagtttgggagggaaaatctgttgttgaaaagataacggaagatgctaacgccgtagtggttatatttccttccgttaagtcctTTTAATCTTCGTTAAGTTGCTTTGATCctgatgtgaatgcacacggatcatGACTTGATCAACggttggggaattgccacgtggaaggTGATTCAAGTGGAGATCATTCTTCAATTacatgctatcgttgtgatttcaggaatgtttgtggtaatgacacgtgtccagacggttataaccgtctgggtggtgcacgatcatattctttctagaagattactgctgtaatctagtgtgGCATCTTACTGTGTGTACACAGTTTGAATAAATCCCAAGTTTGGGTAAAatgatatccaagtttggatatttgggtgGAAGCGTTGTTCCTAGGGTTTTTAACCCCTTGCCAATGGAAGGCggcgcaaggattttatgctttcctttaGGCGCGCGACTATTGCTTGTTGATCTCTTTCTTccttttgtaagaccaatgcgcggccgcgcaaggttgaagggttgaaaggccagttggtggtatggtctcatatcctttttatgaggtttttgggaccttaccccttcaagtcccccccagtctagtgttgtacttatgcgaataagtggagcactggacttaggaGAGAGAAATGTCTTTTTGGGCGTGAAAAAAATGAGAAATCTTCTGTGAGAAGATTGAATTTtgtaatgatttttttttaaatgtgacTTGTAATCATGCTTTGTCATGTAATGACGTCACCTGTCAGTAGGAGTGGGTATTTTTCTCATTGGTCTTGAGATTTGTAATGGCGCTTTGTCAGGCTTCATTAATGAAGAAGTGACCCAGGTTCCTGTAGCGCCGTTTGGATGTGACACAATTCTGACAGTTAATGATGGATTTCTCCTTTCTCGAAGCTTGAGTTTTCTTTATATATATGTGTTTTTGAGACACTTGATCTTCTTAGTTGATTTTGTCAAAGAAGATGAAACGCTCTTACCATACTCGTCTTCTGCTGGATACTCTCAGAGTGTACGATGCTGCCGAAGGTCTCGTTCTTCTTTCTCGTTCACCACCTCTTATCATTGCACCGGTGAAGAAACTGATCGAGCCTGCTTCCCTCATCACACTAACGTCACTGCTGGTGCTGATTTTGTATTGGATGTTGATGAGTTGACGACCCGGTTTCCGATGCTTCAGAGAGGGGGATGTCGGTTGGTGTACCGACGTCGGAGGATTCGTCGGAGTAGGCAGGTGTCCCTTGATGGTTCTGGTGCTGATTAGATATTCAAGCCTAGGGCCTGCCTCTGTCCTTTGTTAATGCTTTTTTGTTGTAAGCTTTGGGTACTGGACAGGATTTTTGAAGATCATTGTTATGATCTTGTTAAGTGTTCATGTTACactttttttttgtatattatgATATACTTTTTTGAAGATCATTGCTATGATTCGTATATATGTGtattacaatatgttgcatgtgtATAATTACTTTTGAATAGGTAAGGCGAATGAGGaatggtattgtgctcatgtgtgaacgtttgtCAACAGCTTGTCTGTTTTGAGACTGTTCATGAGGTGTACAATGTTTGACCATATCGTTTTCGCGCGAACCAAAGAAATTTCATGCAATTTGTAATAAACAGTGATGTAAGCAAAAGTGATATTTGTATTGATAAGAGCGCAAGGCTCGCGATACAAGATAAGATAAGGAAATACATTGCCTGTATGTTCTTTTCGCTTTGTAGGCTTGGTTCACATGCAACACCTGCGCAACTGTTGCGCGTTCCAGGTGCGGGGAACTAGAGTCCCATCGACCCTTTTTAGGGTATATGCCCCCTTGCCTAAGACTTCGTTAATGACGTACGGTCCTTCCCACCTTGGCGCTAATTTTCCGGGTTTTTCGGCGTTTGAAGCCTCGTTGTCGCGTAAGACAAAATCTCCGGGGACAAAAGTGCAAATACGCACACGCGCGTTGTAATATTTCTCTAGCTTGGATTTGTACCTTGCTTCTGCTATGGCcgcgttctcgcgcctttcttccagaAGCTCCAAATCCAGCCTCCGTTCTTGTTCATTGTCCTGTTTCTCCATAGCCAACATGCGCGGTGAAGGTAGGCCTATTTCAGCTGGAATGACGGCCTCTGACCCATAGACTAGACTGAACGGGGTTTCTCCGGTGCTAGTCTTTGGCATTGTTCTATGCGCCCAGAGAATGCTGGGAAGCTCGTCAACCCACCCTCTGCGCGCTGTCCCAAGTCGTGCTTTTATACCGTCAACGATTTGTTTGTTTATGCTTTCTACCTggccattcgcttgaggatgcgcgACGGAGGCGAAGCTGTGCTCAATGttcatttctttgaaccatttttgaagGTCTTCCGCGGCAAAGTTTGTACCATTGTTAGAAATAATGCGCAATGGTAACCCAAATCTGCAAAtgatatgttcccatataaatttgcggattaccattgttgttgttgaggccaaagctttagcttccacccattttgtgaagtaatccacCGCAACGATGATGAATTTTACTGCACCCGGCGCATCAGGAAATGGGCCAACAAGATCAATGCCCCACTGTTGGAATGGCCAGCGGAAGTAACGGGAATTAGCGGATTTTTGGGTCGAAGTGTCTTTGGTGCATGGCGTTGACATGCCTCACACCTTCGTAATAGATCAACTGCGTCCATGTGCATtcctggccagtagtatccggcgttcattatttttgccacgaccatgcgCGGTCCTGCGTGTATCCCGCATAATCCCTCGTGGATTTCTCTGACCAGATACTGAGCGTCTGTTTTATCAACACAACGTAGTAATGGACCCATGAATGATTCCCGATAAAGGACGCCATCTGCCATCTCGTAGTTTATTGCTTTGTGTTGTATTTTTCGGGCTTCTGCCTTTCCTTCCGGAAGTTTTCCGTGTTGAAGGTACAAAATAATTGGAGACATCCAAGACGGATTTCCCATCTCTATGACGCTTACTTGCTTTAGGTGAATGGAAGGGTTGGATAGTACCTCTATGCGCACTTCCTTTGCTAGGTGTTTAAAGCTGGTAGCAGCTAACTTGCTTAGCGCGTCAGCATGTTTGTTCTCACTTCTGTTTATgtgattgactttgaatgtcTGAAATTGATTGATTAACATCCGTTCTTGTTCAAGGTACAACGCCATAGCCTCGCCCTTCGTGTCATAACGACCGTTAACTTGTTCAGCTACTAGTTTTGAGTTGACGTTCGCTTCGAGGTTTTTTGCCCCCATCTTGAGTGCTAGACGAAGACCTGCTAAAAATGCTTCGTATTCTGCTTCATTGTTGGTACTTTGGAAATCTAAGCGGATAGCATATGTGAGTTCGTGATTATCCGGGCTGACTAATCGGAGACCTGCTCCTGCTCCGTCGTCATTGGAAGCACCATCGGTGTGTAAGGTCCAGACTCTGTCGTC belongs to Helianthus annuus cultivar XRQ/B chromosome 5, HanXRQr2.0-SUNRISE, whole genome shotgun sequence and includes:
- the LOC110942744 gene encoding uncharacterized protein LOC110942744, translating into MPSPATVMEMQRLVGRLAALNRFLANHAAKSYPFISTLRNCGKKTPFQWTPEVEAAFKQMKEYLIQLPTLTVPKEKEPLILYLSAAEVAVGTVLMVERENIQTPIYYISKMLTGPETRYSMIEKLVLALVHASRRLRRYFSGHVITVLTNYHLGQILSKPDIAGRLAKWAIELGGYNIFYKPRPAIKGQVLADFATEVPIDKVQECEAIQNPTPVFDDRVWTLHTDGASNDDGAGAGLRLVSPDNHELTYAIRLDFQSTNNEAEYEAFLAGLRLALKMGAKNLEANVNSKLVAEQVNGRYDTKGEAMALYLEQERMLINQFQTFKVNHINRSENKHADALSKLAATSFKHLAKEVRIEVLSNPSIHLKQVSVIEMGNPSWMSPIILYLQHGKLPEGKAEARKIQHKAINYEMADGVLYRESFMGPLLRCVDKTDAQYLVREIHEGLCGIHAGPRMVVAKIMNAGYYWPGMHMDAVDLLRRFGLPLRIISNNGTNFAAEDLQKWFKEMNIEHSFASVAHPQANGQVESINKQIVDGIKARLGTARRGWVDELPSILWAHRTMPKTSTGETPFSLVYGSEAVIPAEIGLPSPRMLAMEKQDNEQERRLDLELLEERRENAAIAEARYKSKLEKYYNARVRICTFVPGDFVLRDNEASNAEKPGKLAPRWEGPYVINEVLGKGAYTLKRVDGTLVPRTWNAQQLRRCCM